One window from the genome of Nicotiana tomentosiformis chromosome 5, ASM39032v3, whole genome shotgun sequence encodes:
- the LOC104110616 gene encoding pentatricopeptide repeat-containing protein At3g42630 — protein MAVGLVVSTAFASATPKPSPFWYQSSAEKRPWRKKQGGNINRHGTYADCASQIQGFTRKKLPFAAERLFLDMKSEGFIPDNSTLSALMLCYAGNGLFAKALAAWDEILISSFLPDVRVIVELINICGCNGYIDVAVRILHQIQLKDSDLLPDIYARVISRFGKRGQLELMEIMLEQMVSMGFPVDSATGNAYVIYYSNFGTLSDMEVAYGRLKMSRILIEEEAIRSISLAYLKREKFYSLGQFVRDVGLCRRNVGNLLWNLLLLSYAANFKMKSLQREFVRMVESGFFPDLTTFNIRALAFSKMSLFWDLHVTLEHMKHEKVVPDLVTYGSVVDAYLDRSLGRNLDFALQKLNTYDCVTIATEPLVFEAMGKGDFHLSSEARLEFSKKKNWTYEELITIYLKKYVRRNQIFWNY, from the exons ATGGCAGTTGGGTTAGTTGTGTCCACAGCCTTCGCATCGGCAACTCCAAAACCAAGTCCCTTTTGGTATCAATCTTCTGCAGAAAAG AGACCGTGGCGCAAGAAACAGGGAGGAAATATTAATCGACATGGTACTTATGCAGATTGTGCTTCACAGATACAGGGCTTCACTAGGAAAAAATTGCCTTTTGCTGCTGAAAGGCTTTTCCTTGATATGAAATCTGAAGGTTTTATACCTGATAACTCTACCTTGTCAGCACTGATGCTATGCTATGCCGGTAATGGTTTATTTGCCAAAGCATTAGCTGCTTGGGATGAAATTTTAATCAGTTCATTTCTGCCAGATGTTCGTGTAATTGTAGAACTGATTAATATCTGTGGCTGCAATGGATATATCGACGTCGCTGTTAGAATATTGCATCAAATTCAGTTGAAAGATTCCGACCTACTTCCTGATATTTATGCTCGGGTTATCTCTCGTTTTGGAAAGAGAGGACAGCTTGAGTTGATGGAAATTATGTTGGAACAGATGGTTTCCATGGGGTTCCCTGTTGATTCTGCTACCGGAAATGCTTATGTAATATACTACAGCAATTTTGGTACGCTGAGTGACATGGAAGTTGCATATGGCCGTCTTAAGATGTCAAGAATTCTTATAGAGGAAGAGGCGATCAGGTCAATCTCCTTGGCTTATCTGAAGAGAGAGAAGTTTTATAGTTTAGGTCAGTTTGTAAGAGATGTGGGCCTTTGTCGGAGAAATGTGGGAAATCTCCTGTGGAACCTGTTACTTCTTTCTTATGCTGCCAACTTCAAAATGAAAAGTTTGCAGAGAGAATTTGTGAGAATGGTAGAAAGTGGATTTTTTCCTGATCTTACTACTTTCAATATTAGAGCTTTGGCGTTTTCAAAAATGTCATTGTTTTGGGATCTGCATGTAACACTTGAACATATGAAGCATGAGAAGGTAGTTCCCGATCTTGTGACTTACGGTTCTGTTGTTGATGCGTACTTGGATAGAAGTCTGGGACGAAATTTGGATTTTGCTTTACAGAAATTGAATACATATGATTGTGTTACAATAGCAACAGAACCCCTTGTGTTTGAGGCCATGGGGAAAGGGGATTTCCACTTAAGCTCAGAGGCACGTTTGGAGTTCAGTAAGAAAAAGAATTGGACATATGAGGAGCTTATCACAATCTATCTCAAGAAATACGTCCGGCGTAATCAAATATTTTGGAACTACTGA